In Portunus trituberculatus isolate SZX2019 chromosome 24, ASM1759143v1, whole genome shotgun sequence, a single genomic region encodes these proteins:
- the LOC123508169 gene encoding uncharacterized protein LOC123508169: MGMHGAPSTPRVCKGTISPSACETCSQWVGAILHAPSPLVAPALSLLKHRWYAARRACAKGGVSLRWADEELARTLQISRGRSRSSDRSGSRGRPPSSSSSTVSVPSSQARSQLHGSPGPSARSSRKPRSPSVARTTASPPPPQRPPPAAPSSEQLWEMFSQIKGLLQQHERRERDWRSPSPASPEGSVSPVYSGGQPSPAASEPSVGQLSPAHSHGHPVLDQQRDQPTMAEDSIAFDWAQVPSSWPVMYCDGKLFVMQNKPDSSALVPRTDLEVRARMRQDGHEIFQYRRVRLSRRESHPSFPSVSATLAFDAVDAVSSAGFLPSSSAVEISMSNEGKRMATLGNQNFVNWGKLQIEPRSLWVSLLAREESSAAVPLSSLPFFPDSASLDVHIREFLLAPPLSSASFPWQAQHVSRSMLTKDHRECLLATLPISTASEFSQIAHWLQDLANAADRVSPGEARSVLQAISTVAAGLAQAHAPTVRPTLVSAVGARLNIRREAFKGKPKEMLQGILRQDPFSPDLISEVSLQTVLASQPSVFKLATTQAPSSSNGVS; this comes from the coding sequence ATGGGCATGCACGGTGCTCCATCCACGCCCCGTGTGTGCAAGGGGACAATTTCTCCCTCGGCTTGTGAGACTTGCTCTCAGTGGGTGGGAGCTATTCTTCACGCTCCATCCCCTTTGGTGGCTCCAGCACTTTCTCTCCTGAAGCACCGTTGGTATGCTGCCCGCCGAGCCTGTGCGAAAGGTGGGGTGAGCCTGCGCTGGGCTGATGAAGAGCTGGCAAGGACCTTGCAAATCTCACGCGGCCGTAGCCGTTCTTCAGACCGAAGTGGAAGCAGGGGGCGCCCtccgtcctcctcttcgtcaacGGTGTCAGTACCTTCGTCCCAAGCACGAAGCCAGCTTCATGGCTCGCCAGGACCTTCTGCACGATCGTCTCGCAAGCCCCGCTCGCCGTCTGTGGCACGAACCAcggcatcaccacctcctcctcagcgGCCTCCACCTGCGGCGCCCTCCTCGGAGCAGCTTTGGGAGATGTTCTCTCAGATCAAAGGCCTCCTGCAGCAgcatgagaggagggaaagggattgGCGTTCCCCTTCCCCTGCCTCACCAGAAGGCTCTGTCTCTCCTGTATACAGTGGGGGCCAGCCTTCTCCTGCTGCTTCGGAACCCAGTGTGGGTCAGCTTTCCCCTGCTCACTCTCACGGCCATCCCGTCCTGGATCAACAACGTGACCAGCCGACCATGGCCGAAGATAGTATTGCCTTTGACTGGGCTCAAGTCCCTTCCTCGTGGCCCGTGATGTACTGTGATGGCAAACTGTTTGTCATGCAGAACAAACCGGACTCCTCAGCTTTGGTCCCCAGGACAGACTTAGAGGTACGGGCCAGGATGAGACAAGACGGTCATGAGATTTTCCAGTACCGCAGGGTTCGCCTCTCGCGCCGAGAGTCACACCCGTCTTTCCCTTCTGTCTCGGCTACTCTGGCCTTCGATGCAGTGGATGCAGTGTCCTCCGCTGGTTTTCTGCCCTCCTCGTCGGCTGTTGAGATCTCCATGTCAAATGAGGGTAAAAGGATGGCCACGTTGGGAAACCAGAACTTCGTCAACTGGGGGAAGTTGCAAATTGAGCCCAGGAGCCTCTGGGTATCTCTGTTGGCGAGAGAGGAATCTTCGGCTGCTGTGCCTCTtagttcccttcccttctttcctgacTCTGCCTCGCTGGATGTCCACATCAGAGAGTTTCTCCTGGCCCCACCTTTGTCCTCCGCAAGTTTCCCATGGCAAGCTCAGCACGTATCAAGATCCATGCTGACCAAGGATCATCGGGAGTGCCTCTTAGCTACTTTACCTATATCCACGGCTTCTGAGTTTTCCCAGATTGCACACTGGTTACAAGACCTGGCTAATGCAGCTGACAGGGTGTCTCCAGGAGAAGCTCGTTCTGTGCTTCAAGCTATCTCCACGGTAGCGGCTGGACTGGCTCAGGCACACGCTCCCACAGTCCGCCCTACTCTGGTGAGTGCAGTGGGTGCCAGACTCAACATCAGGAGGGAAGCTTTTAAGGGCAAACCGAAGGAAATGCTCCAGGGTATCCTGCGCCAGGACCCCTTTTCCCCAGATCTCATTTCTGAGGTGTCGCTTCAGACTGTCTTGGCTTCCCAACCTTCGGTCTTTAAGTTAGCCACGACACAGGCTCCCAGTTCCTCTAATGGTGTGAGTtga